CAAGGTACGTGGTTCCGGCGCGAGCGCGAGATGCACTGGCTTCATGGTTGTGGTGGCGATGAAGAAATCATGCGGCAAGCGAGCGAGTTGGTTACACGGCATCTACGCAAAAGAGAATAAAATCTGAGCGGTGTGTCGCAGAAGTCGAAAGGAGAAAAGATGGCTCAACTGATGAAAACGTCGAATCCCGCACTGAATGCACAGGTGTTTCGAGGGCAGTACACAGGGGTTGGCGACGCGATGACGTTGGAGGGTACGGTCAATAAGACTGGAGTCCTCTTGCTTTGCACGACGGCTACGGCTGCATGGGCGTGGCATGTATTTATGCAGACGCGTTCTGCTGCCAGCGTGCTTCCGCTCCTGGGGATTGGGTTGATTGGTGGCTTTATCGTTGCGTTGGTGGTCACGTTCAAAAAGACTTGGGCGCCTGTTGGGGCGCCTGTCTATGCATTACTTGAAGGGTTGGCGCTGGGGAGTCTCTCCGCTGTGCTCGAGGTTCGCTTCCCAGGCATCGCGATTCAATCGGTGGCCCTGACCTTCGGCACGCTACTGGTTCTGCTATTGGTG
The Edaphobacter acidisoli genome window above contains:
- a CDS encoding Bax inhibitor-1/YccA family protein; this translates as MAQLMKTSNPALNAQVFRGQYTGVGDAMTLEGTVNKTGVLLLCTTATAAWAWHVFMQTRSAASVLPLLGIGLIGGFIVALVVTFKKTWAPVGAPVYALLEGLALGSLSAVLEVRFPGIAIQSVALTFGTLLVLLLVYRAGIVRVTDKFRLGVFAATGGIALFYLAEIVLGFFGIHFASINGSGAIGIGFSVFVVIIAALNLVLDFDFVESGVRVGAPKYMEWYGAFGLMVTLVWLYLEIFRLLTKVRNN